The following is a genomic window from Xiphophorus couchianus chromosome 5, X_couchianus-1.0, whole genome shotgun sequence.
GTCCAggagctgaggaagaggagggtgtGTTGGGAAGGCCCAGCTCCCTTCGGGCTGTCTGTCTGGAGCCCCTCCCAGTTggagtgctgctgctgctgccactggCTCTTTGCCTCTGGCCCGTCTTTGAGGGGCTCGGGGTCTTGGGGGACCTGGAGTTCCCCTTGGAGGGGGAGATCTTCTGAGCCTTGGGGGTAACCTTTGAGATTTCACTTGAAGGAGTTCTGGTTTTTGAGGCTTTGCACTAAAAGATGcaacaaaacatccaaagaaataaagagagaTCGACTTCATTAGGACCatttaaaggttaaaggttaaaagTTAAAGCCCATATCTGCAGACTTggctcaaaacaaaaattatttttatggagTAAAACACCACATTTTGTGAACTATTGTGCAGCTTTTGGAAATATTATGGTAAATTTCCATCAGGTGATTTTCACATTAGTTTAGCTGCTATTCTTTAAAgggcagttttatgtaaaatttacttttttgatcTTTACATCATGGTATAATGCTACTCTtttagttatttgattgtgttataaaatgggaCTACGCcattggaaaatacataatcctGCCTCTTTAAGCCATATGGTAATAAAAGCCATGCTGATATTTATTACTGCTAATGTGCCAAAGTAAAAGCCTTTATAGTGTTACTAATGTAGGAGTTCTGACCTCAGCTTCTGCAGCGATCTCATACTTTGACTTCTTCCCTGGTTTGGTTCTGATCAACTCCAACAAGCCGTCCTCATCCAGGATGACGGTGCCTAAACTCTCAGCCTGGAgagcaaaacacaaaggaagACTCGTAACGTTAACATGAATGAAACTGgaatatttcagtaatttaggCTTCAAGTTCTTTGATAAATTGgaggatatttttaaaaataaaccataacATCCTGTTGCTTTCGAGTACAAAAACAGTGCAACTTGAAATCATGTCACCAATTTATTTCCcctctgtaaatgtaaatgtagaaaaatgaaGGGCTTGAGCTccacaaatattttagtgtgagatttttatttgtaagaatgTTACACGTCTTAGCAGATGCAGGTGATGAAGGGTGAATAAGCTGCCGCTTCTTCCTACTTCttaataaaagtgttttttactaatatttatttattctgttatcAATTAAACTATTaattaatagtaataataagGCCATATAATCCCTATTTTGAATgaatttattatgattttaattattattaattaaaatgattatcttgatgaatttattatttaccaaatttaatactgattttattcattgattacaatttattattaccattaagattattatgattattactACTAGTAGTAGCAGTTATTTTGTTCAATTTAGAAGTAGTAACCCTTTcgtttgttttatgtttcatcttTATCTAAAAAATATGGTCCAAATAAACCCTGACAACATGACGTGGGCTGCTGGCCGGCTGACCTTGTCCAGTTTGGACGCTCCACTGTCTCTGCCCTGCACCAGGTAGTTGGTCTTCTTGCTGACGTTTCCCGTCACTTTGCCTCCGTAACGCTCAATGAGAGCTTTGGTGTCGTCTCTCTCCATCGACTCCAGGACTCCAgtcagcacaaacacacacccctccaaacagttttctgctccctagaaagattttttttatttttcttaaagtgaGTAACTgtgttttgaaataaagaatGACTGAGAAGCAGCCGGTTCCTCGTTGTGACGTTCCACCTTACCTCTGGGATTTCCTTGGATCCCAGCGCTCGTGGTCCGTCTCTGTTGAGGTAATTCCTGAAAGCTAGAGTGtgcatcttcttcttctccgCATCGTCAGGACTCGTACTTGTGCTCTGGTTGGGAAGCagaataaaacctgaaagaagCTCAAATGAATGGGTCAGAGTTCAGCCTCACAGTAAGCAGCATTACCTCGGGCTTCTTAGGAGACGTTTTCAGCGCCGCTGGTGTCGTTCCTGCTTTGGGTGTGAATTTCATGTCTGAAATCGATGAAGCACGCGGCTCTTTTTTCggagagattttgtttttcctcggTGAAGTGGGTGTTTTGCTTTTCGCGCCTTCGTCCTTCGCCTCGTCCTGCTTCTTCATCATGGCCAGCTTGGAGCTGGCTCTGACAGCAGCGGGGCTCTTCTGGGGCGACGGACTGATAACGTCCTCCGGAGGAGTCCGACTGGTCTTCGACGGGACGCTCACGCGGCTCTTCTTGGGGGTCGTGGTTGTACTTGGTTTTTCCTCAGAGTTTTTGCGAGACTTGAAAAGGtacagaaacatatttacatCTCCTCTATAAGAAGCCAACATGCCTTTTAGTGACCATTGCAGTGCCTTACTTTTTTGGGCTGTGGCTCGGTGTCCAGCATGGCCAACGTTCTGGCAAACTCCTCGTCCTCATGGACTTGTTTTTCCACCTGcttgaaagaaaaatagcaaaatcatGAACAACTtagaccagtggtccccaacctttttatcaccgcggaccggtcaagacttggcTATTTTACTGCGGCCCGGGGGGCAGGAGGCTTTTCcccttcacaaagaaactttccaaagacatctgatctgtttcttactcattttgctgcttgtgggctcaatgttgtcgcgcaagacgtaaccgagagaatccggttaaaggattttcaaaataaaagatcctccagactcaaataatacctaaaacggaaatatttaattattccTTGTGcagcccggtaccaattggtccacggccCGGGGCTTGGGGACGACTGACTTAGACtactgttggacctcagtgcagcaaTTGACCATGTTGACCATGAAACATCGAAACAACTAGAACGTTGGGTTGGACTCTCTGGTTCTCTGGCTCGAGTCTTACCTAAAGAAGAGATTCTGTTGTATGAATAGGTAACTTATCATGTAACTTCAGATGTGGGGTTCCCCAAGGCTCAATCCTGGGactttttctatttaatatcTACATGCTACGAGACCATAACTCTGCTCCATTTTGccaaattgaaaatattttttctcagctCCGTCTACATGGAACATGTTGCAAAAAGACCTGAAATTGACTAAACTTATTTGATTGAGCATTTTTAAGTCCAGACTGAGCGCACTACAGATAACGTccttaaaatgtgactttttagtatttttataacattttaattgtgtACCTAACTGTAATTATTGTATTACCTTTGCTGCCTCTTGGCCAGGCCTCCATTGAAACAGAGATTTTTTATCTCAAtgatggttaaataaaggtaatATAAAACACTacgcagatgacacacagctctacctCACAAACCCTTCCAAGCACTAAACagatgattaaaacaaaacaatgtgtgGATGCatcaaaactttctccagctgaacagaaattAAACTGACGTTATTATCTTTgcacctaaagaggaacgatctggagtcaacgcacagcttcaggtattacagctggaaactagagatcaggcctgaaatctgggcATAGAGAGGGACTCAAACCCGCACTTTcaaagacacataaagacaattacaaagttggccttccatcacctgaagaacatcttTAGGACTGAAGAGGGACAATTCTGCATTGTCCTACAGCATTACTCAGTAGTACATAATTGTACTGTTTTGATCTTCAATATGAAATTCATTCAATTTAGTGAAGGTAATGAGAAAGTGGGAAAAAATTTAAGAGGGTTTGCAAATCGCTACAGATCAACAAAACGTATCAAGCTAGATATTGTAAATTTGTTGGAATATATTTCTGTTGCCAGAAAAATCCCTACACTGTAGCATCTAACTACTGATGGAGGTAGATGGGCTCGTAGCTGGTTAGGGGGGTGCTTAAAGAAGTCGCAGCCTAAACAGAAACCTGCTCACTCTGGTTCATGTAACCAACATGTGCATGCAGCTGCAAAGAGCtgctctttaaattaaaactatgtCAGGAGAACCTAGAAAGGAAACAGCTTTTCTGACATCAACCAGCTGCATCTGATGACAATAAATTGACAAAAGATAAAACGACTTGTTTAAATCCTGAATGTGTTCCCtcccacccccccaccccccaactATGCCACTGAATGAAAACGTATTCCAATGATCTCCAAACTGAGAATTCACTATAGTTGATTTAACCTCTTACCTCCATGTCCTCCTCCATCTGCAGCTGCCGGGCCAATTCCTCGTCGCTTATCAGGTCGTCTAACTCTTGAGTCGGCTGAAGGAAGACAGGAGTTTTACAAATTTAGTTTCCTGCAGAGTAAGAAAATCATCAGAAAATGCGTCATGGAGAAGTCAAGGAAAGGAAAGTTAGCTTACAGCCTTTCGTTTGGTGCTGGCTACCAGCTTCTTGTCTGAGCGGTGAATCTCTCCGCTGCCGAAGTAGTCGAGTACAGAGGTGAGAGTTTGCTTAGGCGGAGGGGGAGGGGCTAGTTTAAGGGTTGTAGGAACTTTGGGACTCTTTATCTCAGTTTTCCCCCAACTCAAAGGAGGCTTAGCAGGAGACTTGACTCGCTCTTTGACTTTAGGACTGCAACTGTCTTCCTCTGACTTTTTATTAGCGCCGTTCTGTTTGGGCTTGGAGGCCTTCTTCAGACTCTGAAAGTTGTCACTGTCCGAGTCTGCAGGTTCAAGAGACAAGCAGAGCTTTTCTTTAAAGGCCAAATACATTAGGTGGACCTGAGAATAATTTCATTTGATGGTGTCTGACCTGTTTCAGAGACGTACTGCACAGGATTCTTCTTAGGAGGCGGATCTGCTTTGCTGGTCGCAGCTTTCCCTTTGGAGGATTTCTTAGCCTTCATCACCGGCTCTTCCTCGTCTgaatctgaacagaaacaagaatgacatgcttttcatttctcatctaatttttggaaaacatcCCTCTCTTAAGGATGCAATTCCTAGAACTGGTCCCCTACAGCTTTATGAAAACGGTAAAGAAATctgcaaaaggttttttttgtcattttctcacTGAAGATGAACAAGGATTAAGATCAGTATTTTTCTAACAAAgatctaaatgtgaaaaaaatttgtTACTCTATAGCACAAACAGTAAAGTGTATTCATAAAGGCAGAAATGGGATACCAGGAAAAAGTTACACCAAGATTTTAACAAGTTACTGAtttcaaaatggcaaaaatgttCCACTGTACTGCTCCTACCTCCAGCTACAATTACAAAGAGTTATAATGATGTACCAAATATAAATCAACTAACAACATTTTGTTTCgtgcatttttaataatgatAAAGGTTGGGGACTTGTTTGATTAATTTCCTATTTTGCTGGTTTCCAACTAGAGTCCCACAATatataaaatcagaattattGCAGCTTTAGCATGTTTAATATTGAAatagcaaaaaatgtttttagatgcaGTTTAATTTAACTCTCATGCATTCAAACTCCACCagccatttttatattttgctatTTGGATGGACTTCCGCTGGATTTTACGACCAGAGGCGGTGCAGTTTAAAGATAAACATGCTAACGCTCATGGAGGACAAAAAACagggaggaaaataaacatcaacatctgcaatttcatgttttctgtgcAGTTCTGGTGATTCTTCAAACCAACTACTTCTATCAAAGAACCGTTTGCTAATTTCATTTCTTTGAAGAGTTCAATTTAAGAGACAAAAGTAAAAGTGGAAATGGTCAAAATCTggtcagacaaagaaaaacctgaaattgGTACTGACAGGAAATAGCCTAATTAGTGCATCTCTAGACTATTAGTCTATATGTTCATTTATGatataaaagattaaaatatttggcATACCCGATTCTATAACTTGgcgtttctttcttttcttctcgcTGCTTTTGTGTTGCTCTTCATTTTTGGAGCTTTTGACCTGaataacaagaataaaaatattgtgtaaTGAAGTGGAGAAAACAGGATTTTCCGTCTTTTTACATGGTGGAGGACAACATCTTCTTGCCTTGgagccctcctcctcctcctcctccttcttcttcttctttttcacatcTTCTTCTGAGGAagtcttctttttcctcttctcgTCTGGTTTTCTGTCTACGTTTGGGGCAGGCTTGCCTGATACCGGTCCAAAGAACCGCCTGATGTCCTGCACATTGAAACACAGCGGAGTTTTTGACTTTTACAGCTTCACTAGATCGCTGTGATTGTAAACACAAGACTCTGATGCAGAGACTACAGTGAAAAGAGGCTGCAGGATTAATTCGGGAGCTCAGGCGCTCAATTTCAGTAGCTTTCACTTTCTGACTAAGATCCTGCACGTAAACGCATCATTTttcctaaacaaacaaacaaaaaaaaaaagcacaaacacgtcaacatttaaacagctttatgcttatttttagtgtaaaataaattgaagcGGTTTAGCTGCAGCTAAACCCGAGAGCAGCTTTATCCACATGACGTCGCAGGTATTTTTCGTCTTGTTGAGAAACGTCGGGAGTTCGTGCAGCTCCAGGCCTGAGCCAACAGACCGAAACTGTTACCTACCATGATGAACACGCTGCTCTCGCACCCTGGTCGCCGGTTTGGTGCAGAAAGGTCAGAAAAATCTTTCAGCTGTTGGCGCGAAGCACTGTGGTCGCCAGGAGGTGACGCACCGACACAGGGATTGGCGTGCGTCAGTACGTCATCAGACGTGCCGAGTTTATTTGggaattcaaaaacaaaacaaaccgtGCAAtcatgataataataattttttttaaaaaccccgctgtggtttaaatgtaaatcacAGAAACTGATATGGCTGCTGCGGTTTGACAGGTTTCTCACTCacaagaaatacattaaaatgaccACCGTATTGTAATGCGCATCAGATTCCCAGTTCAAAATttcaacagaaagaaagaaaaatgtgccaCATCTTGGCAACAGACTGCCAAGATGTGTGGCAGTCTGTTGGTTTTGCTTCAGTTCCTTGCAGACCCTGAATCGTTTAGCTCCCCTCACCATCCACTCCAGGGCTCTTCTCCTGTCTGCCACATTGCAACACAAAAACGCATCAATttctctttctaaaaaaaaatgtcatttattcattctttgTACCTTAAGATTTTTAATATTCGTACTGATCAAAATTCTTCCATGTGTTCCTGACCGGTTCTTTATATGAAGAATCTTGAATAATTtgagttacatttaatttccctttgacatcaataaaatattttttctaattgaCCACGACAGCATATTATGCAGGGCTTAACATGTGAGGAAGCTGATCAGCGTCAGTAAAACCATCAGGTACAAAACAAATCGAAAGCAAAAATATGAGCCTACCCTCAAATATGTActatattaacatttgaaatattgGGCTACAAATAGATGCTGAACTGCAGCTGTTGATTTACTAGATCAGCTCTTAGATTTAGACCATTTAAATTACCATTATTTGGTCCACTTAACAGCATTTTACCTTCATTGCACCTCCTTCAATAGTTGagtccaaatatttttattcttttgcagAAAGACTGGAAAGCTCCATTAGGCCACAAAtaccagatttaaaaaaaaaaaaattcattatgtttttccttttataaaatatgaaatatataatTGTAAAAACACATCTGCAATTCATGTTAGAGCCAACATGTATTACAAGTATTTTGTAATACATGTATACAATTACTGGTATTTTGAGGTCAACTTTTATGGGATATTCTGAACAGCATAGGAGTCACTATTTCTTCAAAAACACGTACAGCAACACCCTAACTGTCAGCCAGACATGTACGATTCCTGAACAGCAGTCAGGAGCCGTACAAAACCATTGGAGGGTCACAAAAGGCCCGGGAACCACACTTTGAACACCTGGCAGTGGCACTgatctgttttgattttctgaatTCCTCTAATCTGttatttcaaatctttttgAGGAACtgtaaacatataaatatataatttcttgACTCCGCACCGTTTTTTCCATGTTTATCCTTATTGTAGCTGAATAAAAAACGgcaaacaaatatataaagatGTTTGCTTTATTGGTCATAACAGGAAAAGTGGACATTTTATTCAACATCTTGCTCCACCACGGTGGTTTTCTCGCTGACATAAATGCCGTCCAGGAACTTTCTGATGTCCTTCTTTCTGACGGTGGTGGCCTGCTGGATCAACGCCGCTGCAGAGAAACAGGAGAGCCGCAAATCAGAGCAGAAACTTACTTTAAAACATGTTGGGAAAAATGCCAGTACATGCTTATTTCTCAGGGCCTGGTCTGAAGAATGAAAGCAAAGATTCAATCATGAAAAGGAAAAGTGACACACAAAGCGGGGAAGATTTAGAGTCAAGTATCCAATGATGCAAAGCATGTGCAGGTGGGTAATAAAAAACAAGGTGCAAATACAGGTAAACATCCCATTAAACAGTTTGGAAAGAGAAAAGTGgctttaaaattgaaaaataaagagtGCAAGCTTAGAATTGAAATGGTGCcaaatttattcattaaatgctttttatgtggcagaagcattttgttaaaatttttactttatgaaaAAACTCAGCCCTAAGTTCGCCTGGAGTTTTATGCTGAGTTTTGTCAACATGTCACATATCAGGAGAATGACTTCAAATAGACAACATAGCTGGACAGACTCCTGAATTTTATGATTACCGACGCTTGACAAGTTTAAGGTAGGAAGCATGCAACAGATAAATGTGCAACAGAAAGAAAGGTTcgaggaaaacaaacaagacgGGTAGGAAAAGCGAGACGTTCCCATGCAGGGCAGACCGACGGCGTCATCTAACCTCTACACCAGCAGATGTTTTCTCTACTGGTCTGCATCCACTACTGTTCCCTTCTCAGACACGTAAATGCCGTCCAAGAACTTTCTGATATCCTTGTTTTTGACTGTGGTGGCCTGCTGGATCAGAGCAGCTGGAACAGAGGAGGACGAGCATCACACCACAGCACGATCACTTCTGCCCAAACATTTCTGATGCATTTTGaacatctgcaaaaagaaaaactaaaccaaCACTTTACACAAACAAGCTGAACTTCCATCGGACCGTTTGGTGGCAGGAGAGAGCGACCCGACACATTGCAACCATCAACAGAACTTCTTATTGCAGCTTATTTCATCTTGATGGACAGAACGGCTCTGAACAGTTTGATAACGTTAATGAGACACACCTGAGTTAGACACCAGCTCGATGTCGTTTCCCTCCAGGACCAGCTCGTCCTTCTGGGCTGCTGACAGCGCACAGTTAACTCCTGGAAGCAAACGGGAAgatcatttttaatatgttaCCATGAGGCCAGAATTTTTTACCGGATTATAATCCAATAAAAATTCTAACAGCAGGTGAGAAAATCAGTACTgaagaaataatattttcctCTCATTTCATATCAGTTTTGATCGAACAATAGGTTCTGTGGATATTATGGTCTAAAaaccaaatgtaaaaatattcataacttaatatttatatacagtCGTATCAGAACGAGGCTTttagacaaaacattttaatgatgccataaaaaatattgcaatttaGAGAGCGCTAAGATGTCAAAGACCTTGTTTGAGAGTTCATAATGTTTTGCTACATTAATacattactgtattttataaaaaattataaatgaaaggCAACTGATTTATGAAAGTACAAGAGCTTTAGTGCTGCAAAGATTCAACAATTTGCTGATCTGAGATTAACATGAAAGTTCAAACAATCTTTagtattttctgcaaataaaagagcaaatgtttggTTAATATTACCAAAGCATTTGGTAATATAGCGTTGGGCGATACGGATTAAGAATACAATCTCAGTTTTTTTATGCCAATTTCGATTTccaattttaaatcaatatttccCACCCACATTTTtactaaacaacaaaaaaagacataaaatgtgtaatatttggcatttatttcaataactcaAAAGAAATAGAAGCTTCAAAATATGCTTGGAAGATTGTGGGTGAGCTAACATCACTATGGAAACCCAAGCA
Proteins encoded in this region:
- the rfc1 gene encoding replication factor C subunit 1, producing MDIRRFFGPVSGKPAPNVDRKPDEKRKKKTSSEEDVKKKKKKEEEEEEGSKVKSSKNEEQHKSSEKKRKKRQVIESDSDEEEPVMKAKKSSKGKAATSKADPPPKKNPVQYVSETDSDSDNFQSLKKASKPKQNGANKKSEEDSCSPKVKERVKSPAKPPLSWGKTEIKSPKVPTTLKLAPPPPPKQTLTSVLDYFGSGEIHRSDKKLVASTKRKAPTQELDDLISDEELARQLQMEEDMEVEKQVHEDEEFARTLAMLDTEPQPKKSRKNSEEKPSTTTTPKKSRVSVPSKTSRTPPEDVISPSPQKSPAAVRASSKLAMMKKQDEAKDEGAKSKTPTSPRKNKISPKKEPRASSISDMKFTPKAGTTPAALKTSPKKPESTSTSPDDAEKKKMHTLAFRNYLNRDGPRALGSKEIPEGAENCLEGCVFVLTGVLESMERDDTKALIERYGGKVTGNVSKKTNYLVQGRDSGASKLDKAESLGTVILDEDGLLELIRTKPGKKSKYEIAAEAECKASKTRTPSSEISKVTPKAQKISPSKGNSRSPKTPSPSKTGQRQRASGSSSSTPTGRGSRQTARRELGLPNTPSSSSAPGPSPPSPQGDAAGLLWVDKYRPRSLKGVIGQQGEQSCANKLLRWLQNWHRHHSGGPDKPAASRFGKFGGGKDDGSGYKAALLSGPPGVGKTTTAALVCEELGFSYVEMNASCTRSKNSLKEVVAESLNNTSIENFYKGTSQTVSSKHVLIMDEVDGMAGNEDRGGIQEMIGLIKNSKIPIICMCNDRNHQKIRSLANYCFDLRFQRPRMEQIKGAMMSLAYKEGIKIPPPALNEIILASNQDVRQVIHNLSMWSAKDKVMTYDRCKSDAARARKDMKLGPFDVCRKVFASGEETAHMSLIDKSDLFFHDYSLAPLFVQENYLHVRPAAARGDMTSHLVLLSKTADSIADGDLVDRRIRSSQNWSLLPTQAIFASVLPGELMRGYMSQFPVFPSWLGKHSSTNKHSRIVQELTAHMSLKTLSSRQAVNLDYMHYLRQALLHPLQRHGAEGAAQAVQLLDDYKLLKEDVDSIMEISVWGGQPDPYSKLDSKVKAAFTRAYNKEVHLTPYSLQAVKKGRRGGGGGADLDGGDEGPDDQESGDEAEGLKADAMIKQKKTKTTKESTKEKKQESGKGKGKGKGKAKK